A single region of the Lates calcarifer isolate ASB-BC8 linkage group LG3, TLL_Latcal_v3, whole genome shotgun sequence genome encodes:
- the smim13 gene encoding small integral membrane protein 13 — MWQSVGLTLLVIVATLVCALLFMLFGWYVVWQLFLSKFKFLRELVGDAGTPQAETQPSETKNERASNAPTRNRPRTARQRVASPESTS; from the exons ATGTGGCAAAGTGTCGGGCTCACGCTGCTGGTCATTGTGGCCACACTTGTCTGTGCGCTGCTCTTCATGCTGTTTG GTTGGTATGTAGTCTGGCAGCTCTTCCTGTCCAAATTCAAGTTCCTGCGTGAACTTGTCGGGGACGCTGGCACCCCTCAGGCTGAAACTCAACCGTCCGAAACAAAGAACGAACGCGCGAGTAACGCCCCGACTCGAAATCGGCCCAGGACTGCACGCCAAAGAGTTGCCTCTCCAGAAAGCACTTCGTAG